In Pseudorca crassidens isolate mPseCra1 chromosome 13, mPseCra1.hap1, whole genome shotgun sequence, the following proteins share a genomic window:
- the ARG1 gene encoding arginase-1, which produces MSSKPKSIGIIGAPFSKGQPRGGVEEGPTVLRKAGLLEKLKELECDVKDYGALTFADVPNDSPFQIVKNPRSVGKASEQLADVVAEIKRNGRTSLVLGGDHSLAIGSISGHARVHPDLCVIWVDAHTDINTPLTTTTGNLHGQPVSFLLKELKGKIPDVPGFSWVTPCLSAKDIVYIGLRDVDPGEHYILKILGIKYFSMTEVDKLGIGKVMEEAFSYLLGRKKRPIHLSFDVDGLDPSFTPATGTPVQGGLSYREGLYITEEIYKTGLLSGLDIMEVNPSLGKTPEEVTRTVNTAVAITLACFGAAREGNHKPTDYLNPPK; this is translated from the exons ATGAGTTCCAAGCCAAAATCCATAGGGATCATCGGAGCTCCTTTCTCAAAGGGCCAG CCACGAGGTGGGGTGGAAGAAGGCCCTACAGTATTGAGGAAGGCTGGTCTGCTTGAGAAACTTAAAGAACTAg agTGTGATGTGAAAGATTATGGGGCCCTGACCTTTGCTGATGTCCCTAATGACAGTCCCTTTCAAATCGTGAAGAATCCAAGGTCTGTGGGAAAAGCAAGTGAACAGCTGGCTGATGTGGTGGCAGAAATCAAGAGGAACGGAAGGACCAGTCTTGTACTGGGCGGAGACCACAG TTTGGCAATTGGCAGCATCTCTGGCCATGCCAGGGTCCACCCAGATCTCTGTGTCATTTGGGTGGATGCTCACACCGACATCAACACTCCACTGACAACCACAACTGGGAACTTACATGGACAACCTGTATCTTTCCTCCTGAAGGAACTAAAGGGAAAG ATTCCCGATGTCCCAGGATTCTCCTGGGTGACTCCCTGCCTATCTGCCAAAGATATTGTGTATATTGGCCTGAGAGACGTGGACCCTGGGGAACA CTACATTTTGAAAATTCTGGGAATTAAATACTTTTCAATGACTGAAGTGGATAAACTGGGAATTGGCAAGGTGATGGAAGAAGCATTCAGCTATCTACTAGGAAG aaagaaaaggccaaTTCATTTGAGCTTTGATGTTGATGGACTGGACCCGTCTTTCACACCAGCTACTGGCACACCAGTCCAGGGAGGTCTGTCTTACAGAGAAGGTCTCTACATCACAGAAGAAATTTACAAAACAG GGCTACTGTCAGGATTAGATATAATGGAAGTGAATCCATCTCTGGGGAAGACACCAGAAGAAGTAACTCGGACAGTGAACACAGCAGTAGCAATAACCTTGGCTTGCTTTGGAGCTGCTCGGGAGGGTAACCATAAGCCTACTGATTACCTTAACCCGCCTAAGTAA